The sequence CGAACGGGAGCGGCGACAGGTCGCCGTCAAGGGGCCCGCGCTGCCCGCCGATCCGGCCGACGACGAGGAGAGCCGGCGTGTCGCACACCGGCTCTACCGCGAGGCCCGGGCCGCGGCCCGGGTGCGGCACCCCTCGGCCGTCACGATCCACGATGTCGTCAGCGAGGACGGAGTCCCCTGGATCGTCATGGAGCTGGTCGAGGGCGAGTCGCTGCGGGAGGCCGTCCGGCGCGGTCCCCTCCCGCCCGCCGAGGCCGCTCGTGTCGGGCTCGCGGTCCTCGGCGCGCTGCGGGCCGCCTACGCCGTCGGGATCGTGCACCGGGACGTCAAGCCCGCCAACGTCCTGATCGAGTCCGGCACCGGCCGGGTCGTCCTCACCGACTTCGGGATAGGGGACGGGCACGCCGAAGAGTCCCCCGCCGCGTTCGTCGCCCCCGAGCGTGCCTCGGGTCCCGGCGCCGGGCCGGCCTCCGACCTGTGGTCGCTGGGCGCGCTCCTCACCGCCGCCGTCGAGGACGCGGAGTCCGGCCCCCTCGGGCCGCTGCTGGCGCGGCTGCACGCGCGCGAGCCCGAGGCTCGGCCGGGCGCGGAGGAGGTCGCGCGGACGCTGGCGGTACTGGCCGGGGACGAAGCCGCGCAAGCGCTCGTGCACGAGAGCGCGCCGCCGCCGAGGCGGGCCCCGGTCCCGGAACCCCGCCCCCTGACCTCCGCCCCCGCTCCCCGGCCCCGCCGCCGCACCCCGCTCGCCGCGCTGGGCCTGCTCCTCGCGAAAAAACCCGAACCCGAGTGATCGTCACCGTGCCAACCCGCTGATCAGCGCATTCGCTGCCAGTGATCACTGGCGTTGTGTGAGCACTCGGTGAATCCCCGTTACCGACGGGTACCCAAAGCCTTCGCCGCGGCATACCCTGCGCGTCATGACGGACTCGCAGGCCCCGGACATCACCGGTACCAACCCCCTCGCGCCCGCTCCCGAAGGCGCCCGTACCGCCGCCGACGTGGTCACCCCCGAGCTGGTGGCCCGGCTGACCAAGGGCGTCGTCGGCTCAGGCCGTACCGCCAACCACACCCCGTTCACCGGCGAGAAGCTGGCCGACCTGCCCGAGTCCACGCCCGAGGACGTCCTGGAGGCCTTCCGGGCCGCCCGCGCCGCGCAGGCGGTGTGGGAGAGGACGCCGGTGCGGCAGCGTGCCGCGGTGCTGCTCCGCTTCCACGATCTGGTCCTCGCCCGCCAGGCCGAGGTCCTCGACCTGATCCAGCTGGAGACCGGCAAGGCCCGTCTGCACGCGCACGAGGAGGTGCAGGCCGTCGCCGTCGCGGCCCGTCACTACGGCCGCAAGGCCCCCGCCTATCTGCGGCCCAAGCGGCACGCCGGCGCCATGCCGACCCTGACGAAGGTCACCGAACTCCGCCACGCGCGCGGGGTCGTCGGCCAGATCGCCCCCTGGAACTACCCCCTGGAGCTGTCCGTCGGCGACGCGCTGCCCGCCTTCGTGGCCGGCAACGCGGTCGTGATGAAGCCGGACACGGAGACCTGCCTCACCGCTCTGTGGGCGCGTGACCTGCTCGTCGAGGCCGGGCTGCCCGAGGGCGTCTTCCAGGTCGTGCTCGGCGAGGGCCCGGTCGTCGGCCCGGAGGTCGTCAGGCACGCCGACTACGTCTCCTTCACCGGCTCCACCCGCACAGGGCGCGAGGTCGCGCAAGGCGCGGCGGCCCGCCTGGTCGGCGTCTCCCTCGAACTCGGCGGCAAGAACGCCATGCTGGTGCTCGACGACGCCGACATCGAGAAGGCGGCCGCCGGCGCCGTACGCGCCTGCTTCTCCTCCGCCGGCCAGCTCTGCATCTCCATCGAGCGGCTGTACGTCCACGACTCCGTCGCCGACGCCTTCCTGGAGCGCTTCGCCGCCCGCACGCGGGCCATGCGGCTCGGCAACTCCCTCGCCTACGGCGCCGACATGGGCTCGCTGGTCGGGGAGCGACAGCTGAAGACCGTCGAGCGGCATGTGGAGGAGGCCGTCGCCAAGGGCGCGAAGGTGGTCGCGGGCGGCGTGGCCCGCCCCGACATCGGCCCCTACTTCTTCGAGCCCACCGTCCTCGACGGCGTCGAGGACTCCATGGCCGTGTGCGAGGAGGAGACCTTCGGACCGGTCGTGTCGATCTACCGCTTCAAGACCGACGACGAGGCGGTCGAGCGCGCCAACTCCACGCCGTACGGCCTCAACGCCTCCGTGTGGACCAAGGACGCCCGCCGCGGCCGCGACGTCGCCTCCCGGCTGCGCACCGGCACGGTCAACGTCAACGAGGGTTACGCGCCCGCCTACGGCAGCGTCCAGTCCCCGATGGGCGGCATGAAGGACTCCGGCCTCGGCCGCCGCCACGGCTCCGAGGGCATCCTCAAGTACACGGAGGCCCAGACGGTGGCCCAGCAGCGCCTGCTGCCGATGGCTCCTTCGCTGGGCATGGACGACGAGAAGTACGCGGCCTTCATGAGCCGCAGTCTCCGGCTGATGAAGGCATTCCGGTTCAGGTGACCCACCCAGGGGCGCGGGGAACTGCGCGAGAAACCACAGACGGCCCGCACGCGAACTCGACGAGGAGACACCCGTGCCCCAGGACACATACGACTACGACGTCCTAGTCATCGGCTCAGGCTTCGGCGGTTCCGTATCCGCCCTGCGCCTCACCGAGAAGGGATACAAAGTCGGCGTCCTGGAAGCCGGCCGCCGCTTCGCCCGCGAGAGCCTGCCCCGCAACTCCTGGGACCTGAAAAACTACCTGTGGGCTCCCAAGCTCGGCTGCTACGGCATCCAGCGCATCCACCTGCTGGGCAACGTGATGGTGCTCGCGGGCGCGGGGGTGGGCGGCGGCTCGCTCAACTACGCCAACACCCTCTACGTGCCGCCGAAGGCCTTCTTCGACGACCCCCAGTGGAAGGACATCACCGACTGGCACGAGGAGCTGAAGCCGTACTACGACCAGGCCCAGCGCATGCTCGGCGTGCGGCTCAACCCGACGATGACCCCCTCCGACGTGCACCTGAAGGCGGCGGCACAGCGGATGGGCGTCGGCGACACCTTCCACCTCGCGCCGGTCGGCGTGTTCTTCGGCGACGGCGAGGACGCCGACGGGACGGCGAAGGCGAAGCCGGGCGGCGAGGTCGTGGACCCGTACTTCGGCGGAGCCGGACCCTCCCGCAAGGCCTGCACCGAGTGCGGTGAGTGCATGACCGGCTGCCGCCACGGCGCGAAGAACACCCTCAACGAGAACTACCTGTACCTCGCCGAGAAGGCGGGCGCGGTGGTCCACCCCATGACGACGGTCGTGTCCGTCACCGACGACTCACGGGGCGGGTACGCGGTGGCGACGCTGCCGACGGACGAGAAGAAGAAGGGCGAGGGGCGGCTCTTCACCGCGCGGAAGGTCGTGATCGCGGCCGGTACGTACGGCACCCAGACCCTGCTGCACCGCATGAAGGCCGGCGGGCAGCTCCCGTACCTCTCGGCCCGTCTCGGCGACCTGACCCGCACCAACTCCGAGGCGCTGGTCGGCGCGCAGACGGACGACCGCCGCTACCGCAAGGCCACCGGCGAACCGAGGGCCGACTTCACGCGCGGGGTCGCCATCACGTCCTCCGTCCACCCCGACGAGAACACCCACATCGAGCCCGTCCGCTACGGCAAGGGCTCCAATTCGATGGGCGGCCTGTCGATCCTCCAGGTCCCCTACGCCGAGGGCTCCTCGCGCGTCCTGGCCTGGCTGGCGAACGCGGCCCGCCACCCCGTCCTGGTCGCCCGCTCCCTGTCCAACCGGCGCTGGTCGGAGCGGACCATCATCGGCCTGGTGATGCAGTCGCTGGACAACTCGCTGACGACGTACCTGAAGCCCGGTGGCGTCGGCAAGGGCCTGCTCACCGCCCGGCAGGGCCACGGTGCGCCGAACCCCAAGCAGATCAAGGCCGCCTCTCAGGCCGCGTCGGCCCTCGCCACCGAGATCAACGGCTTCGCCGGCAGCAACGTCGGCGAGCTGATGGGCACCCCGCTGACCGCGCATTTCCTCGGCGGCTGCCCCATCGGCGACTCCCCGGAGACCGGTGTGGTCGACCCGTACCACCGGCTCTACGGCCACCCCGGCATCTCGGTGGTCGACGGCGCCGCGGTCTCGGCCAACCTGGGCGTGAACCCGTCGCTCACCATCACGGCACAGGCCGAGCGAGCCATGTCGTACTGGCCGAACAAGGGCGAGGAGGACCCGCGTCCGGCGCCGGGAGCGGTGTACGAGCGGCTGAAGCCGGTGGAACCGCGGAACCCGGCGGTCCCCGCGGACGCGTTCGGCGCGCTCAAGCTGCCGTTCCTGGGGATCCCGGCGGTGCCGCCGAAGAAGTAGCCGGAGCCGGAAACCGGAAACCTGGAAAACGACGAGTGACCTGCGTCCCCCTCCGAACGCAGGTCACTCGCTTCTCACCGTCTTCTTGATCCGGCAGCAGGTTTGATCAGTGAAAGGCCCGGACGGTTGTCCCGCCTTACGCGACTTTTCTGTGATCCGAGTCACAGGAGATGGGCGTGACGAAGGGCCCCGCGGTGCTTGAGCCGCGGGGCCCTTCTTTCGTCAGCACCGACGTCAGGGCAGCGCCGGTGCCTGGAAGCGGCGCCGGGGGGTTGCGCCGCTGGCTCTGTGGTCTCGACCTCTGACGGACGGGCGATGGATCAATGCCGTTGTCTGCGAGGGGACTTGGGGGCTTGCACGCATCGTGCTGGATGGTGGAGGCATCCGCAACCGTTTGACCCGGCACTGGTGCATTTTTGCAATTTTCCGCCGGTCGGCCCCGGGCGTCCCCGGAGCCGACCGTTCTCATGGGTGACCGGGCTGCTGTCCCCTGCCGTCCGGTCACTTTCCTGGAGCGAGGTCCCACGACGTGCGGCACGACCCGCACGTCTCATCGCTCCAGCGAGCCACGCGTGGTTCTGTCGGGCCCGCCCCTGGCTGGCACGGACAACGGGCTCAACGAAGCGGTGGCCCGGACGGTCACGCGCCGTACGGGTGAGAGCGGCCCGAACTCAGATGCGACCCCGGCACAGCTCCAGCAGGGTCATGGCGAGCGCGGTGCCCGGCTTGCCGAGGGCCTCGCGGTAGCGGCCGAGGATCTCCATCTCGCGGGACAGGTGCACGCGCCGCCCGCCCGAGGCGATACGGGTCTCCTGCACGACGGCGGACACGGCCGTCCGCTCCTGGATGAGGCCGATGATCCGGTCGTCGAGCGCGTCGATGCGCTCGCGCGCGTCGGCGATGGTCTGTTCCGCGCCGGTGGCCGTCGTGGTCGTCGCCGTCGTCGTGGTCGTCACGGTGGTCATGTCGGGGCTCCTGGGAGGGTGATCGGCGGATGCCCCGGAACGACAAACCCCGGAAAACGACAGGCGCCCCGGGCCTTGTCGGCCCGGGGCGCCTGGAAAGTCGCTTGGCGTTCGCTCAAGCAGCACGACCATGGCAGCCGGCGGGCCGGGTGCCATAGGTAAAGAAGCGGGTCGTCTGCGTGAGCATGGAGCCAGTATGTCATGGGGGTGCCGTGATGTCCTCGCGGTTCTGCCGACCGAGTGAGGGGGGTGGGTGGGCGGAGTCCCGGCGGGACGGCGAGGTGTCCCACGCCCACCCCGTTAGAATCGGAGACACAGACCCCCGCCCAGACCGCCGGAAGGCACCCCGTGTCATCAGCGACTCCCGCTGCCGCCGCTCCCGACACCGTCCTGGTCGTCGACTTCGGCGCGCAGTACGCCCAGCTCATCGCCCGTCGCGTCCGCGAGGCGCGGGTCTACAGCGAGATCGTGCCGAGCACCATGCCGGTAGCCGAGATGCTCGCCAAGAACCCCGCGGCGATCATCCTCTCCGGCGGCCCCTCGTCCGTGTACGAGGCGGGCGCCCCCCGCCTGGACCGTGCGCTCTTCGAGGCCGGCGTCCCCGTCTTCGGCATGTGCTACGGCTTCCAGCTGATGGCGCAGGTCCTCGGCGGCACCGTCGACAACACCGGCGCCCGCGAGTACGGCCGTACCGACCTGCACGTCTCGCGCACGTCGTCCACCCTCTTCGAGGGCACCCCGGCCGAGCAGCACGTGTGGATGTCGCACGGCGACGCCTGCTCCGCCGCCCCCGAGGGCTTCACGGTCACCGCGTCCACGGACGTCGTCCCGGTCGCCGCCTTCGAGAACGACGAGAAGAAGCTCTACGGCGTCCAGTACCACCCCGAGGTCATGCACTCCACGCACGGCCAGCAGGTGCTGGAGCACTTCCTGTACCGCGGCGCGGGCCTGACCCCGTCCTGGACCACGGGCAACGTGATCGAGGAGCAGGTCGCCGCGATCCGCGAGCAGGTCGGCGACAGGCGCGCGATCTGCGGTCTGTCCGGCGGTGTGGACTCCGCCGTCGCCGCCGCCCTCGTCGCGCGCGCCATCGGCGACCAGCTGACCTGCGTGTACGTCGACCACGGCCTGATGCGCAAGGGCGAGACCGAGCAGGTCGAGAAGGACTTCGTGGCCGCGACCGGCGTCAAGCTGGTCGTCGTGGACGCCGAGGAGCGCTTCCTGACCGCGCTCAAGGGCGTCAGCGAGCCCGAGGAGAAGCGGAAGATCATCGGCCGCGAGTTCATCCGCGTCTTCGAGCAGGCGCAGGCGGAGATCATCGCGGACGAGGGCCCGGCCGTGGAGTTCCTCGTCCAGGGGACCCTCTACCCCGACGTGGTCGAGTCCGGCGGCGGCACCGGCACCGCCAACATCAAGTCGCACCACAACGTCGGCGGCCTCCCCGAGGACCTGGAGTTCAAGCTCATCGAGCCGCTCCGCAAGCTCTTCAAGGACGAGGTCCGCATGGTCGGCCAGGAGCTCGGCCTGCCGGAGGAGATCGTCCAGCGCCAGCCGTTCCCGGGCCCGGGTCTCGGCATCCGTATCGTCGGCGAGGTGACGAAGGAGCGTCTGGACCTCCTCCGCGACGCCGACGCCATCGCCCGCGAGGAGCTGACCGCGGCCGGCCTCGACCGGGACATCTGGCAGTGCCCGGTGGTCCTGCTCGCGGACGTCCGCTCGGTCGGCGTCCAGGGCGACGGCCGCACCTACGGCCACCCGATCGTCCTGCGCCCGGTCTCCTCCGAGGACGCCATGACCGCCGACTGGTCGCGGCTGCCGTACGACGTCCTCGCCCGCATCTCGACCCGGATCACCAACGAGGTCCGGGACGTCAACCGGGTCGTGCTCGACGTGACGTCGAAGCCGCCGGGCACCATCGAGTGGGAGTAGTCCCGCCGCTTTCGAAGGTCACGTCCGCTTGAGAGTGCGCACCGGCTCTCCGGGCTTCCAGACCTGGGCGACCAGATACCGCTCGTCCTCGACGTAGGTCCGTACGACCTCCGTCAGCTCGGTGCGGAAGAGGTGGAACGGCTGCGGCGGTTCCACCTCTTTCACATACGCCCCCTTCACCGCCGTATCGACGACCTCGAACGCCCGCCCGGCGACCCGGACGTCCCCGCCGCCCATCCCGGTGTCCTCCCCGGGGTTGGCCTGCAGCGCGAAGCGCGGGTCGCGGAGCAGATCGAGGGCCTTGAGGGAGCGTGGCATCATGCCGAGCCACAGCTCTCCGCCCAGGAAGCGGACCTCCAGGCCGCTGGTGCGCGGGGAGCCGTCCTTGCGCAGGGTCGCGAGGACGTGATGCCGGTGGGCGCCGAAGCGCTCCTCGGCGATCTCTGCCAGTTCGGGTGCGGCGGTGGTGAAGGCTGCCCAGTTCATACGCGCCAGTCTCACCGGCAAACCGGACAACCTCTGTCGTGTATTCGCTGCGTACGTCATCTTTACAAAACAGCTCTGCCCTTTTGCGCTGACCGGCGGTAACTTCCGGCCCGTACAGCAATCCCCCCGCTGGAGGACCTATGCACGGGCCCACCCCGCCCCTGCCGCTGCCCACCGACCAGCTGCGGTTCGCCATGCCGCCCATGCACGACTCGGTCGAGGACGAACGCCGGCACCGCAAGGAGCGGCTCGCGGGCGCGCTGCGGATCTTCGGACGCGCCGGATTCGAGGACGGGGTCTCGGGCTACATCACCGCGCGCGACCCCGAGTTCACCGACTGCTTCTGGGTCAACCCGTTCGGGATGCCGTTCAAGCACGTCACCGTCAGCGACCTCGTCCTCGCCAACCAGGACGGGCAGGTCGTCGAAGGCCGCTACCACGTCAACCAGGCCGCGTTCACCGTGCACGCCCAGGTCCACGCCGCCCGCCCCGACGTCGTCGCCGTCGCCCACTGTCACTCCGTGCACGGCCGGGCCGTCGCCGCACTCGGCGACCTCGTCGACCCCATCACCCAGGAGAGCTGCGCCTTCTACGAGGACGTGGCCCTCTACGACGCCTACACCGGCGTCACCGTCGACGCCGAGGAGGGCCGCCGTATCGCGGCCGCGCTCGGCTCCCGCAAGGCGCTCGTGCTGCGCAACCACGGGGCGCTGACGGTCGGCGACTCGGTGGACGCCGCGGCCTGGTGGTTCCTGTCCCTGGAACGGTCCTGCCAGGTGCAACTGATGGCCAAGGCGGCCGGCCGCCCGGCGCTCATCGATCACAAGCTGGCCGTGGCCACCCGCGAACAGCTCGGCGGCGACCTCGTGGCCTGGATCAACTACCAGCCGCTGTGGCAGGACATCAGCCGCAGCGAACCGGACCTGCTCAGCTGACCCTCCTCACTCGAACCCTCTGAGCACCGCCGCCTTGGTCATCGCGAACTCCTCGTCCGTGAGGACCCCGTCCCGGTGCAGCTCGCCCAGCTCCCGCAGCCGGCGCAGCAGCACGTCGTGGTGGTCCGCCCGGTCGCGGTCCTGCTGCGCCGGTACGGCGGCCGCCGGCAGGTCCCGGAGCGTGGAGGCGGCGCCGGTGCGGGCGGAGGGATGCGGCCGCCGCGCGGTGACGGCCGCCGCGACCAGTGCGGTCAGCAGATCGCGCCGGACGCTGCCCCACAGGTCGAGGGTGTAGGGGTCCCGCTCGGGCGGCAGCTTGGAGAACACGGTCTCCCGCGTCACGAACCGCAGGAAGCCGTCCTCGTGACCGGAGTTGGGCAGCCACTCGACCTGGACCAGGTCGCCGAGGCAGATGATGCGCGGCCCGGTCGCGCGCTTGATCCGGTCGGAGGTGTCGGCCCAGTCGATGCGGACCTGGGCGCCGTCGAAGGAGACCGTGCCGTCGGAGGACCGCACCGAGACCGGCACCGGCGGGCCCGGCAGCAGATAGGACGCCGTGGGCTCCTTGGGGACCTCGTCGAGCAGCAGCGCGTGCCGGATCTCCTCGGCGACGTACTCGGCGATCCCCGAGCGGTCCGCGTCCACCGCCAGCCGGTAGGGATCGGCCGCGTCCGGCAGCCGCCCGCCCGTGGCCTGCAGCAGCGGATCGGCGCCCTCACGCAGCCGCATGCGCAGCCGGCCGTGCCTGCGCTCGGATTCGTAGACGACGTCCGAGACCGCCGCGAGGGGTACCGCGACCTCTCCGTACGTCTGGCGGAACAGCGGTACCGAGCGGTGGAGCCCGGGGGTGATCCGGATCGTGCTGCCGTCGAACGCCCAGGTGCCGTCCCGCTGGATGACCTCGGCCATGGGGAGATTCTCGCAGCCAGGTCAACACGCAGGCCCGAACTTCACCCCCCGTGACCCGGCCCGGCGGACCCGGACGCCTCCGCGTAGGGCACAATTCGCTGTCGTCGCAGGGGAGTTGCACGGCAGCGGAAAGGCTCGACGAGCGAGCCGCCGGCCGTGTCTCGGGTCGTGGGGAAGGCGGGCGTCGGGCGTGGCGGTGCAGGAGGCGAGGCAGGAGACGGCAACGGGTGCCGACAGGGCACACGGAGGCGGTTGCACCTGCGGGGGCTGTCCGCACGGCGCCCGCGAGGGGCACCGGCGGGCCGTCGCCGCGTTCCTGCGCGCACGCGACGAGTTCGCTGCCGGGCAGGGGCTGCCGCCCGCCGTCGCGCACTCCGCCTCCGCCTCCCGCCAGTGGGTCTCCGAGGAGCTGACCCAGCAGGCGGAGGAGGTCGCCGAACGCGGCCGCGCCGAGGGCGAGGCATGGCTCGCCCGCCTGTGGCGGCGCACCGTGTACGCCGTGGGGGGCGCGGTCCTCGTCCTGCTGTTCACCGCGTCGTTCACCGCGATCGGCGCGGGCTGGACCAGCGCGCGCACCGCCGCACTGCTCGCCGCGCTCGTCGTCGCGGGCGCGCTGAGCGCCGCCTCCTGGTTCCACCGGGCGCGCGGCGGGGTGCTCGCGCCGGTGATCGGCGAGGACAACCGGATGTCCACCTCGCGCACGGTGGCGGCCGGTTGGGTGCTGTTCGTCGTCTACGCGGTCCTGCTGCTGGCGGGCCGCCTGGCCGCCGCCTCCGAGCATGCCGAGCGCGACGCGCTGATCACGGGTCTCGACCTCGCGCACGGGGCGGGCATGGTGACCGTCCTGGCCGTGGTGTGCGGTATCGCCGTGCTGGTGCGCCGGGTGGTCGGCCTGCGCGTCCTCACCCAGCGGCTGCAGAAGGTACCCGCCCACCGCCCGCGCGCCGCCGACCTGCTGACCGACGACGCCGGCCGGGGCGCCTTCACCGACATCCAGTACGTCGTCATCAGCGCCGTCGCCCTGCTGTTCGTCGCCGTACGAATGGCCCGCCGCCCCGACCAACTGCCCGACCTGCCCTGGGGACTCGCGGTCGTGGTGCTGATCTCGGCCGCGACCTACCTGGCCGGCAAGTACGCCGAGGGCGGCCGCCCGGTGATCCTCTCCGTGGTCCGCGCCCGCGAGCCCGGCGATCTGGACGGCCCCATCCGCACCGGCGACGACATCGAGATCCGCGGCACCGGTTTCGTGCCGCCGGGGGCCCGGAGCGCCGACCGCCTCTCCCGGATGGTCGTCCGCATCGGCGCGGTCGACGTCCACGTCCCGCTGGTCCCCGTCACCGGTGGCTTCCGCAACCCCACGGACACCGTCCTGACCGTGCCCGTACCGGCGGAGGTGGAGCCCGGGGCGGTGGAGGTGCAGGTCGTCACCGCGGCCGGGGTGGCGACCAACCGCTGCATCGTCGAAGTGACGGAGTGAACGGTGTGGGTGGAAGGGCCCGGCGAGCGACGACGTCCCGTCCGCCCCACCGACGGATCCGCACCGGCAGCCCGCGCGAGCGGCGGGGGAGCGGGCGCCCGCGCTGGTCATGCGTCTGGTCACCTTCACCTCCCTGAACCGTCCGGACCACGACCGGCGCGACTTCGCCCGCTCGAAGATCGCCGTCCGGAACCCCGAGCGCTCGCCCGCGTCCGACCCGTCCGCCCCAGTCCTTGCGAAATACCGGAAATCCGGAAAAACGTCCGGGTGAGGATTGAACGATCCCGCCCCGTCGTGCGTATCGTCGAATGAGGGGTCTGACACGGTGGGCGAGAGGCGGGCGGGAACGATGACTCACGGCATTCGGACGGACACCCAAAATTCGCATCTGAACGGCCGTCGCGACTGGCAGGGCACCGCCACCCGCTATGCGCTCCTTCCGCTCCGCGTCTTCCTCGGCGTCACCTTCATCTACGCCGGCCTGGACAAACTCACCGACAGCGCCTTCATGAAGTCCGGCGGCGCCGGCTCGATCGGCGAGACGATGCACGCGGCCCGCGACTCCGCCGCCGTCCCGGCCCTGGTCGACCTGGCCCTGAAGAGTCCGGTCGGATTCGGCTACGCCATCGCCCTCGGTGAGCTGGCCGTCGGCATCGGCATCCTGCTCGGCCTGCTCGGCCGCCTGGCCGCCCTCGGCGGCGCACTGATCTCGCTCAGCCTGTGGCTGACCGTGAGCTGGGCCACCACGCCCTACTACTACGGCAACGACCTCGCCTATCTGATGGCCTGGCTGCCCCTCGTCCTCGCCGGAACCCCGTACTTCTCCTTGGACGCGGCTCTGCGCGCGCGCCGACGACAGCGCGCGGACCTCCACCGCTAGCCGTGTGCGGCGACGGTTCCCGCTAGCCGTCCAGGACGCCGCTCCCCAGCCGCTTCCTGGCGCGTCTGCGTCTGCGTATGCCCCCCGCCACGACCGCGGCGACAGCCGCCAGACAGAGCCCGCCCACCACGAGCGGAACGATCACGTACCACGGGGTGTCCCACAGACCGGCCGCGTCACCGGCGTAGAGCGTGCCGGCGGCGGCGAAGACGAGACCGGCGATCAGCCGTCCGGGCTGGAACTCATGACGCAGCACGACTGACCTCCACCTGCCCGACGCCCATCCGCAGACCGATCTCCAGCGTGCCGGTGTTCTTGCCGCCCTTGACCGGCGACAGCGTCACGCTCTCGTGCCTGCCCGGCTTCACGTCCACGTCCTTCCTGTTGTCGCCGGGCAACTGGATGTCGCCCATCCCCACGTCGATGTCCATCCGCACCGTCGCCTCCGCCGGCACGATCACCTTCAGCTGTCCCGCGCCCACCTCGGCGTCGGTGGCCACCGTCTGTCCACCGGCGAGGTGCACCCGGGTCAGGTCCAGGGTGCCCACGCCGGAACCGATCTCGTACCCGGACCGCACGGCCGCGGCCGAGGCCGGCTGCCAGGACGTCCGCGTCCAGTGGGTCGTGATGTTCTTGGGCAGGGCCACCGCTCCCGCGAGCAGCGCCGCCGTGACGATCGCCAGGAACACCATCCTGGCTCCCGTCCGCCCCAGGAACGCGCTGAACGCGATGCCCAGGCCGAGGACCGCGAGCGCGCAGGCCAGACCGGCCTGCAGGCTGGTGCCCAGCGGGTGGGTGTGCCAGGTCAGCCCGGTCCCCAGGCCCCCGGCCAGCAGGGCGAGCAGGAACACCCAGCCGCCGATCCAGCGGGCGCCGCGAGGTATGGGGGGCTCGCTGCGCGTGGGCCGCGGGGAGCCCCCGTGCGTCCAGGGGGTGGTGACACCGACGTCGACGGCCGAGACGAGGTCCCGGTCGCGGGCGTCACCGGGACCCCACAGATAGCCGGTGCCCCCGACGTGGGTGCCGTCCTTGACGATCGGGTCCCGCCACCACGACGGGAAGTAGGTGGCGACCGGCGGCGCCTGGGCCTCCGGCGGGGCGTCGGCGGCGGCCTGCGCGGCGAGCGGGTCGGGGCCGTGGGCGTCGCGGTGCCGTGACCAGTACCCGGCGCCGGCCAGCAGCAGGGAGAGCACCATGGCGAAGGCCAGCACCCCGCCGTTCCTCAGCATGGTCAGGAAGATTCCGCAGCCGACCAGGGCGAACATGACCGCCGCCAGGGCCTGGCCGTCGACCCGTCCGGTCAGCAGTCTGCGGACCTCGTTCTCCTCTTCCTCGTCGTAGGGCACGAGGAG is a genomic window of Streptomyces griseochromogenes containing:
- a CDS encoding serine/threonine-protein kinase, which translates into the protein MSADGELPPDGHLIGGRYRLVERIGSGPTGTVWRARDERERRQVAVKGPALPADPADDEESRRVAHRLYREARAAARVRHPSAVTIHDVVSEDGVPWIVMELVEGESLREAVRRGPLPPAEAARVGLAVLGALRAAYAVGIVHRDVKPANVLIESGTGRVVLTDFGIGDGHAEESPAAFVAPERASGPGAGPASDLWSLGALLTAAVEDAESGPLGPLLARLHAREPEARPGAEEVARTLAVLAGDEAAQALVHESAPPPRRAPVPEPRPLTSAPAPRPRRRTPLAALGLLLAKKPEPE
- a CDS encoding succinic semialdehyde dehydrogenase: MTDSQAPDITGTNPLAPAPEGARTAADVVTPELVARLTKGVVGSGRTANHTPFTGEKLADLPESTPEDVLEAFRAARAAQAVWERTPVRQRAAVLLRFHDLVLARQAEVLDLIQLETGKARLHAHEEVQAVAVAARHYGRKAPAYLRPKRHAGAMPTLTKVTELRHARGVVGQIAPWNYPLELSVGDALPAFVAGNAVVMKPDTETCLTALWARDLLVEAGLPEGVFQVVLGEGPVVGPEVVRHADYVSFTGSTRTGREVAQGAAARLVGVSLELGGKNAMLVLDDADIEKAAAGAVRACFSSAGQLCISIERLYVHDSVADAFLERFAARTRAMRLGNSLAYGADMGSLVGERQLKTVERHVEEAVAKGAKVVAGGVARPDIGPYFFEPTVLDGVEDSMAVCEEETFGPVVSIYRFKTDDEAVERANSTPYGLNASVWTKDARRGRDVASRLRTGTVNVNEGYAPAYGSVQSPMGGMKDSGLGRRHGSEGILKYTEAQTVAQQRLLPMAPSLGMDDEKYAAFMSRSLRLMKAFRFR
- a CDS encoding GMC family oxidoreductase; the protein is MPQDTYDYDVLVIGSGFGGSVSALRLTEKGYKVGVLEAGRRFARESLPRNSWDLKNYLWAPKLGCYGIQRIHLLGNVMVLAGAGVGGGSLNYANTLYVPPKAFFDDPQWKDITDWHEELKPYYDQAQRMLGVRLNPTMTPSDVHLKAAAQRMGVGDTFHLAPVGVFFGDGEDADGTAKAKPGGEVVDPYFGGAGPSRKACTECGECMTGCRHGAKNTLNENYLYLAEKAGAVVHPMTTVVSVTDDSRGGYAVATLPTDEKKKGEGRLFTARKVVIAAGTYGTQTLLHRMKAGGQLPYLSARLGDLTRTNSEALVGAQTDDRRYRKATGEPRADFTRGVAITSSVHPDENTHIEPVRYGKGSNSMGGLSILQVPYAEGSSRVLAWLANAARHPVLVARSLSNRRWSERTIIGLVMQSLDNSLTTYLKPGGVGKGLLTARQGHGAPNPKQIKAASQAASALATEINGFAGSNVGELMGTPLTAHFLGGCPIGDSPETGVVDPYHRLYGHPGISVVDGAAVSANLGVNPSLTITAQAERAMSYWPNKGEEDPRPAPGAVYERLKPVEPRNPAVPADAFGALKLPFLGIPAVPPKK
- a CDS encoding chorismate mutase; amino-acid sequence: MTTVTTTTTATTTTATGAEQTIADARERIDALDDRIIGLIQERTAVSAVVQETRIASGGRRVHLSREMEILGRYREALGKPGTALAMTLLELCRGRI
- the guaA gene encoding glutamine-hydrolyzing GMP synthase; this encodes MSSATPAAAAPDTVLVVDFGAQYAQLIARRVREARVYSEIVPSTMPVAEMLAKNPAAIILSGGPSSVYEAGAPRLDRALFEAGVPVFGMCYGFQLMAQVLGGTVDNTGAREYGRTDLHVSRTSSTLFEGTPAEQHVWMSHGDACSAAPEGFTVTASTDVVPVAAFENDEKKLYGVQYHPEVMHSTHGQQVLEHFLYRGAGLTPSWTTGNVIEEQVAAIREQVGDRRAICGLSGGVDSAVAAALVARAIGDQLTCVYVDHGLMRKGETEQVEKDFVAATGVKLVVVDAEERFLTALKGVSEPEEKRKIIGREFIRVFEQAQAEIIADEGPAVEFLVQGTLYPDVVESGGGTGTANIKSHHNVGGLPEDLEFKLIEPLRKLFKDEVRMVGQELGLPEEIVQRQPFPGPGLGIRIVGEVTKERLDLLRDADAIAREELTAAGLDRDIWQCPVVLLADVRSVGVQGDGRTYGHPIVLRPVSSEDAMTADWSRLPYDVLARISTRITNEVRDVNRVVLDVTSKPPGTIEWE
- a CDS encoding pyridoxamine 5'-phosphate oxidase family protein; the protein is MNWAAFTTAAPELAEIAEERFGAHRHHVLATLRKDGSPRTSGLEVRFLGGELWLGMMPRSLKALDLLRDPRFALQANPGEDTGMGGGDVRVAGRAFEVVDTAVKGAYVKEVEPPQPFHLFRTELTEVVRTYVEDERYLVAQVWKPGEPVRTLKRT